From the genome of Pseudomonas yamanorum, one region includes:
- a CDS encoding YggL family protein: MATNRSRRLRKKLCVDEFQELGFELNLDFKEGLDDEAVDAFLEAFLTEAMDGNGLDYVGGDDFGLVCKATRGSVNEEQRAAVEAWLKARPELTRVEVSALLDAWHPEKPINPAV, translated from the coding sequence ATGGCGACTAACCGTTCCCGGCGTCTGCGCAAAAAACTGTGCGTTGATGAATTTCAAGAGCTGGGTTTCGAACTGAACCTGGACTTCAAAGAAGGTTTGGACGATGAAGCGGTTGACGCTTTCCTCGAAGCATTCCTGACTGAAGCAATGGACGGCAACGGCCTGGACTACGTCGGCGGTGATGACTTCGGTCTGGTTTGCAAAGCCACCCGTGGTTCGGTCAACGAAGAACAGCGTGCCGCTGTTGAAGCGTGGCTGAAGGCTCGTCCAGAGCTGACCCGCGTTGAAGTCAGCGCCCTGTTGGACGCTTGGCATCCAGAAAAGCCGATCAACCCGGCAGTCTGA
- the dacB gene encoding D-alanyl-D-alanine carboxypeptidase/D-alanyl-D-alanine endopeptidase yields the protein MIKSLRPLLLAGFLLPLAFSVTAAPINTSLPPKVQEALQKAKLQNNALSLVMIPLNGPGTPTVFNADVSVNPASTMKLVTTYAALEMLGPNHQWKTEFYTDGTLSGGILNGNLYLKGGGDPKLNMEKLWLLMRDLRANGVQQVTGDLVLDRGFFIPPQLPEFNDDGNDENKPFLVKPDALMVNLKALRFVTRNDSGKVLVSVEPPIASIRIDNQVKVSNAKQCTGDVRYSPMTAADGSVTVTVSGQLADGCSSQTYLSLLDHATYTAGAVRAIWKELGGSIQGRDIQAPVPKNAKVLARAFSPDLAEIIRDINKYSNNTMAQQLFLSLGAQYRTDADGDDAKAAQRVVRQWLAKKGITAPHLVMENGSGLSRAERVSAREMATMLQAAWRSPYAAEYISSLPIAGTDGTMRKRLKTTAMRGEAHVKTGTLNTVRAIAGFSRDNNGNTWAVVAILNDPKPWGASSVLDQVLLDLYRQPKLAAAAPVL from the coding sequence ATGATCAAATCTTTGCGTCCACTGTTACTGGCCGGCTTTCTTCTCCCCCTGGCCTTTTCCGTTACCGCTGCCCCGATCAACACTTCCTTGCCACCCAAGGTCCAGGAAGCCCTTCAGAAAGCCAAGCTGCAAAACAACGCGCTGTCCCTGGTGATGATTCCCCTCAATGGCCCGGGCACACCCACCGTGTTCAACGCCGACGTGTCGGTCAACCCGGCCTCCACGATGAAGCTGGTCACCACCTATGCGGCCCTGGAAATGCTCGGCCCCAACCATCAGTGGAAAACCGAGTTCTACACCGACGGCACCCTCAGCGGCGGCATCCTGAACGGTAACCTGTACCTCAAGGGCGGCGGCGACCCCAAGCTGAACATGGAAAAACTCTGGCTGCTGATGCGCGACCTGCGGGCCAATGGCGTGCAGCAAGTGACCGGCGATCTGGTACTCGACCGTGGCTTCTTCATCCCGCCGCAACTGCCGGAGTTCAATGACGACGGCAACGACGAGAACAAGCCGTTCCTGGTCAAGCCCGATGCCCTGATGGTCAACCTCAAGGCGCTGCGCTTCGTCACCCGCAATGACTCGGGCAAGGTACTGGTGTCGGTCGAGCCGCCGATTGCGAGCATTCGCATCGACAACCAGGTCAAGGTCTCCAACGCTAAACAGTGCACCGGTGACGTGCGCTACAGCCCGATGACTGCCGCCGATGGCAGCGTCACCGTGACCGTCAGCGGCCAGTTGGCGGATGGCTGCAGCTCGCAGACGTATCTGTCACTGCTGGACCACGCCACCTACACCGCCGGCGCCGTTCGGGCGATCTGGAAGGAACTGGGCGGCAGCATCCAGGGCCGCGACATCCAGGCGCCGGTACCGAAGAACGCCAAAGTGCTGGCTCGTGCGTTCTCGCCAGACTTGGCGGAAATCATCCGCGACATCAACAAATACAGTAACAACACCATGGCCCAGCAGCTGTTCCTGAGCCTGGGCGCGCAGTACCGCACCGATGCCGACGGCGACGACGCCAAGGCGGCCCAGCGCGTGGTGCGCCAGTGGCTGGCGAAAAAGGGCATCACCGCACCGCACCTGGTGATGGAGAACGGTTCCGGCCTGTCCCGCGCCGAACGGGTCAGCGCCCGCGAGATGGCAACCATGCTGCAAGCGGCGTGGAGAAGCCCGTACGCGGCGGAATACATCAGCTCGCTGCCGATTGCCGGCACCGACGGCACCATGCGTAAACGCCTGAAGACCACGGCCATGCGCGGCGAAGCCCACGTCAAGACCGGCACCCTGAACACCGTGCGTGCGATCGCCGGGTTCAGCCGCGACAACAATGGCAATACCTGGGCCGTGGTGGCGATTCTCAACGATCCGAAACCGTGGGGTGCTTCTTCGGTGCTGGATCAAGTGCTGCTGGACCTGTATCGACAGCCGAAACTGGCGGCGGCGGCCCCGGTCCTCTAA